In Panicum virgatum strain AP13 chromosome 5K, P.virgatum_v5, whole genome shotgun sequence, the genomic window AAAGAGTACGTGTTGCATCAAAGGGTTTGATCTAAATTGGTAATAAGCTCAAATTTTCCCTAAAACATCTAGTGTACAATACACTCATCCATGTTATAACACCAACATAAATAAGAAGCAGCTCTTACTTCATAATGTATCAGATTGAGTACATGATCAGGACGTGCATCCAAGGTTCCTTTTGACAGCCAGTAAACATGAGGACCTCGATCAGATTTGTGTTGGAAGTCAAGGAATATTGTATTAGTTCTGCCAATTGTAACTAAGTACGGTTCAGACAAAGTATATCAAAGAACACCAGATGCTCGAAAGTTGGAACtggaataaaaaaagaaaagacatGTCGTTGAGGATATGTAAAGTCCCACAAGCCTGAGAACACAGCCTCCTGCCTCAAGGACAACATTTTCAGCTTTTAGAAGGACATCGGTACGAGGGCTTTGACCAATCTGTACACAAGGAGAATCCTACACAAGCAGAAAAGATGATAAAGGTTAAATTAAATCAACAAAGCCGGACCTGGTACTAGAACATTGTTGCAAAGCACAAGCAAATAAACTAAGGTTTTGGAAATTGTAACCGCCACGAAAGCATGTTACCAACCTGAAAACAGATCCTTTTTCAGTTTTTCTTGTTCCATAGTTCACAATTTTTTACATGACTTTTGAATGTTTCTGTTTGAAATATTAGAAGGTAATACTATAACTACTAAAGTTGAGAAGCAAACAGACAACTTAGAAAACTCTTCTATTTTATGATGTATAATATAAAGCACAGAGTAAAAATACCTCACTGCACAATCCATTGTCACTGCAATCATACACAGCAGTACTCGAGGTGAACAGGAAAGAGCCTTCTCCATTCCAATTTGAAGCTGCTACTCTGCACATGTCTTCCGAAATAAGGATGTCTTACATGTCCTTGACACTAATGGACAAAGTATAAGATATAATTATCTGCACGTACACAAACGAGTTCAGGAGAAAGAGTTCTCATGGTCTAGTGATGGGCTGCTGCCCAGGCTTAGGGGATGCCATAGGCAGCAGGCCGGTCAATGGTGGGATGCTGCCAGGGTGGGGGGATGCCAGGTTAGCGCCGTGGCGGAAAGTGGGTGGGGATCTGGCGGCAGGGTGGGGGAGCCATTTGAGGGCCGGGCCATGCAGTGCTAGAGTGATCGATCCGAATTCAGTAAGAGAATAAATGTCCAAAGCACTACCATTACAAGTTATAGAACAATTTTGGAAGCACCAAGCATGCCCCGTTCACTAGAAGCATGTGCCCAATAGCCAACCATGCAGTGTTACATGGACACGGGTGCGGGTGTCGGTGTCCGACTCGGGTGCGGGTGTCCGattcgttagaattttttgggaCACGGCAAATAACACTTGGAATcatgaaacgaacatggcaccatttatgccattttcgagtgattttggtgatcgaataacaacacaacacttggactaatataattgttaagatgaccattcttagGCTtttaagttcaagtgatgacaaagagaaagaaaagataagcgtagcaaggcccgaaggaccgcccctacgggggttccgctacccggatAGCGGacaggggtcgagggggagcctcccctcgcaggtctcagggcagcgccctgaaagctcttcagtcagtagcaccggaagaaccgacgccaagggcatcggtgcatccgatggtagtcggaagaaccgacgctatggaattctggtgcagaagggaatcgaagccaagtcagcctataggcaccggttgaaccgacggtccaagaaagggcatcggtgcattgggcgtactatgtaccagagacgatgtcaagtgcctaggagaagtttcttcagcaccggttcaaccgacggtgcatcggagtattgcgtcggtgcaatgacgtcagcgcccaggagaagattctcaAGCACcagatgaaccggtgatgcatcggtacaaagcatcggttcaaccggtgatcactgcgtcagctgtcaggagttcaacggatacttcgggttatgagtgaccggaagaaccgacgctacctcagccagaggcatcggttcaaccggtgatacgcagattttctgctgaccgttggagcaacggctacaagacttggtggcctatttatacgcctcaccccggccatttgaagtttgctggagttgctggacatcccacacacaccaagaacatctccaagccatacaaaagcatcaagatcatatccttagcccttaggacactttgagagtgttgtgtaaaggattagctcttagtgagtgagattgcaaggccttaagcctttgtgctgtggttctctagtgaaccaaaacaagagcttggtgcgccggcaccttggagcgtgaagctcgccggcaacgtcatcgaccctccgacttggtgtggagcggcgacgacatttttgtgcgggggacgtggagaccctcatcctttgtggagaagctccttagtggaacccggggccaaggtgaccgtgattgtgttcacggaagagacttggtggccgagtagcaatactcttagtgagtgctacaacaacgtggatgtaggtgtgcctttgtggctaaccgaaccacgggataaacacccgcgtcaagagtctgctatctcctatcccgctctttaagcttccgcatttcttactagcaatttgtgtgcctttactttcatagaatagtttcttggtaggaaagactataggttgctaaactcttttgggatagggttttcacactaaaacaacctagttgcacatctagatagcctgttttagtttaagttttgtgcaaactagttggagccatatgtctaagtttttattagtgcctaattcaccccctccccctcttaggctagagcacccgatcactttcaaatCCGACACGGGTGTCGGAATCCGACACGGGTGCGGGGTATCCGACTCGGCAAAAAAATTAAGACACGGGTGTCCGGGTAACACAGCAACCATGTATTACAAGTATGGAGATTTCAATAACTCTTTCGGATGAAGAGAAACCCAGAGCATGTCCATGACTGAAACACAGAATGAACAAAAGGAGGCAATCATCATGAAAGCTTAAAGTTATTTACCTCAGATCCCCAGCATAATCCTCGGAACGATATGGTGGAGCACAGAAAATAACATATGAAAATTTTGGACCAATTATGGACCCCTTCAAGGCGGGGATGATGCCAATGTCAGTTAATTCACTGTGATGATCTGTGGTTGCAGTCTGGCCATAAATCTTGCAACCTGGATATTCCTACAAGGCAAGCACTTAATCAGACTAAGATTTATGGTATTTGACAGGTGACGAAATATACAAGATATGACAAGGATACCACTCCATTAAAAAGATATTGGGTCAAGATTGCCAGAACCACAGTATGTTGGTGGTACTTCAGTATACCACTAAAGAAATGCTAGCAGAGTTGAAACATAAACGAttgatttttattttattttttgggagtgATTTGTAGTTAATTGTCTGCGAGCAAAATTAATTTCAGCCACTCACTTCTGCCCTTCAGATCAAAATCCAACTATTTGCAAGAGTCATATCTCTACGCATGTTGTTCACGATTACACTATTCTTCTCACGAACACATCCACGCTAGCGCTGCAGTCACCGCCTAGTGAGAACGCTCTTCCCCTCACACGCACACATTCCGAGACACTGCTGCTCATGTGCCAGCTGGCAAAGTCGCCAGTGCTAGCAGCAACAGCTGGAGGAAGCCTAAATAGCCCCCTATCACAAGATTAAAGGGCTAAAAAAAGCACTCCATCAGACCCTCTATCGTATCGTAGGGAGGCCTCCAAATCTCCTCCTCTACCCTCCATTCCCTCCTCCACTCTCCATCTAGGGGGTGACTAGGGAGCCAGTTTGGAAGCTAATAAAAAAATAGATGTAGTCTCCATTTAGCATTTGGAGTTGGAGGATCTGATTTATGCGATATGGCTGGAGTTGCTCTCCTTGACGAGTCACTTCTGGGTTCGTTATAATCTATCTCGGTTCTCAGATAGTCAGATGCAATGAGTAATAACCTGTTTCCACATCTCAGCGACGATCCGGCCAAGCACGCCGGGTCCGACGATCAGTAGGTCCTTGTGCCCGACGCTCTCCACCGATAGAGCGCCGATTCCCATGGCATCCGATATTCCTACGATCACACAACGGAGAAAGTGAGTAATCACACGAAAACGAAGCGGGAGTCCGTTAATGGCGTGTGAATTTCGCAAGAAGCAACTTTCCGGAacgaatgaaaaaaaaacaaatataacATCGCCAACTGGAGGAGGCGCCAGTGGCGAACATTGGGTGGGTGGCAGGTTTACCGATGGAGGATGAGGCGGCGGCAGACatcgcggcgcgccggcgcggccgggcgACACGGACGCTCGGGCTTGGAGCGGGGCGAGGGACAGAtagggtggaggaggaggaggcggcaggTGCGGTAGCGTGGAGATAGGAGGAAATCGGCGTTGACTGGTGGGAGTGGAGCCGGGGAGGACGAGGAAGTGGCAATGGTAATCGCGCTGGCGCGGCTCCGCCCATGCCGATGGCGTGGCGGCGTCTCGCGGGATCGGGGTCTTTGGGGACGGTGTGGAAAAGACCGAGGGGACGGGGGCGTTTCCTCCACCACGTTTCCGTCTTATTGGCACTATAGCTAGAAGCTAACGCGCGCTACGGCGCCCCATCATAACTTTGGTAGGCGTTCGGCTCCTCCCAAAATGGCTGGCTTAACTGGTGGAGCGTAAACCTTCAGATCCATTTAGAAAATACTCACACCATTCTCCAATATTTTGGTAGGCGTATTTTACCTTGACACAATGAATGACTAGAAAAATAGCTATACTTATATCATATAATAAATACAATTCAGACTTTTTTTTGTTGGTTCTTCAATATTTTTGTTTGGCAAAACAACTTTACCTTATTTTTCATAAATAGATTGGAGATGTCAAACCTCACCTTATTTTTCATAAATAGATTGGAGATGTCAAGTGTCCAATATGCCCCTTGACATATGGCATGGTTGTTAAGCTGAATCAGCTTATAATTTTATTTCatgtaaaataaaaaataaatatgattACTGATTGGCCACCGTATTCTATGGAAACTAAGTCTTCCGTGAAAACTTTGAAAACTCCAATCGAGGTCACAGGATTCTCATTCAAGGACTAGAGGCAGAGGTGGATTATTTTAGCACTTAAACCCTCCAATCCTCCATCCTAATTTCCAACATTaagcaaccccccccccccccccccccgccccccccaaATCAAATCACGCAGCCCACCCCTGGTCCGCCCGTCACGCCGCCGCGACGTTTCGTTCATCTCCCCCACCCTCCGCCGCCCATTCACGTCGCAAGGACGAGGGTCGCCGTCTCGGGCAGCTGCAGCGGACTGGGCGGAGGGGCAGGCGCCATCAGCCGCCAAGGGCTCGCGCCGTCTAGTCTCcaggccgccctccgccgccgattCACGTCGCAAGGATATGAGGGTCGCCATCTCAGGCGCCTGCAGCGGACTGGGCAGAGGGGCAGGCGCCGCCGGGTGCCAAGGGCTCGCACCGTTTAGTCTCCAACGGCCCTCGTCGCGTCGCCGATTCACGTCGCCCTCGTCGACAGGTGGGATCCAGAGCTTCCGGAACACCGGCCACGTGACGGACGGCACGGGGCACCGGGTTCGTGCTCGTGAACCGGGCCACCGGGAAGGCGATGGGCCATTGCCTCAGCAAGGAGCTGGCACGTCAAGAGATCCCATCGGTCGCCTTGTAGCGCGACGCTGGGTGCTCACGTCTTCGAACGGCAGGTCTACCTTGGCGGCCACAGGCCGAACTCCGTGGGCGTGGCGCTGCTGTGGACgcagagcgacaacctgggcgAGGGGTTCGACCACATCTGCACCGTGGGTGACGTCGACACCGTCCTTGACGCGGCGAACGGCCATGGAGTCCGGCACGAGCGACGTCCTAGACTTGGGTGCGTGCGCGAACGCGCACAGCAGCATTGCTAGCCCTTTATGCCGTCGTTAGTTTCTGCTATAAGAGTCTTATCTTGACTTTGATAGAAATTAATGTGGTCGTTGataaagtgtgttgacacagaattgcgCCAACGCACTCGAATGCACTAGAACGCgtgacgatcgtcaaaacgatcaacacagcgagaaccctgggcggaccggtctgaccgatttcgccgaccggtctgaccggtgcaggcagagaactcgcgaagacctagaacagcgagctcgggagggaccccgtcggagcttgtgatcgtagggttgctctgaggtcggcaggccactcagaacgtcttcaaacgccgccaggacgaagaaagaaagaaatctagggttggaaaaggctagggtttgagagataaaagtaatgcgattttttgtattgattcaatTGGGAATAGCCTCAattggccttagcctttatatttataggccggggaagacgtaccccttcacgagtaggattacatgagaactctttacaaaaaccctaattctactcggactgtacagaccagaccggtctgaccggtcggcccgaccggtcgacctcagcaggtgccaaatttggctgtcaacatatgccccctgctttttggtgagtttcacaagtcaaaaaagcaagaactatcttgatgtacatgttttacacaaAGCATACAactctaaaaataaaactaagggcgatatctaATACCGGCCGTCTTCGTCTTCACGCACTTTGCCAAACGCTAGGATataatttcttcaagtatctcccattgatGGCCCTGGGTAGACgttcaccttgcaccgtctccaccatatacgaatttccggagataactttgacaatcttgtatggaccctcccaacttggcgaccatttgccaaacttgttgcttttcatcccaagaggcaaaattgtcttcaaaactagatctccaacctgaaaagacttaagttttaccttcttgttgtaggctctagccacccgaagcttgtccttctcaatttccttcaaggccttcaaacgcttgtcggtcacctcatcaatattatccatcatcatatcatgataatcaacagcggagaggtcattttgttttgctaatctatatgcgtccagattcacctcaacgggtaaaacggcctcttgaccatacacaagctcaaaaggagtaaccttagtagcaccatgtctagatatacgatgagcccataatgcttcggataacacttcatgccacctcctaggattttcttctatctttttcttgacaagtttgatcaaaatcttattactagactcggcctgcccattggcctgagcatagtatggagatgaattgagcaatttaatcttgtaagattcggcaaaggcatgcacctcttttgatataaataaagtaccttgatccgttgtcaaagtttgtggaatgccgaatctatgaataatatgatcagtaataaactcaattacctctttatgcgtcatattcttcaaaggaaccgcttcggtccatttagtgaaataatctgtagcaaccaacacgaagcgatgccctttgaagatggaggattaatttgtccaatgaaatccaacccccaacctcggaacggccatggtttaataataggatgcatcaacgcagcagaCACCAATTgtaaatcaccaaaccgctgacattcttcacatcctttataatacttgaaacaatcggatagcatggtgggccaataaaaaccagctcttctaagtaaccacttcatcttaggagccgattgatgagtaccacaaataccttcatgaacctcacccatagcaacccaggcctgatccgagtctaaacatttgagaagcaaatcttcggcagttcgacgataaagttcatcgtcaatcaaaacatacttgaaagccaaacgccgaatatttctctctgcgccacgaccaggatctctcaaatacgacataagaggaaccctccaatcctggacttcggccgagacaattaaatcatcttttttggccgaatTAGA contains:
- the LOC120706911 gene encoding uncharacterized protein LOC120706911, producing MGGAAPARLPLPLPRPPRLHSHQSTPISSYLHATAPAASSSSTLSVPRPAPSPSVRVARPRRRAAMSAAASSSIGISDAMGIGALSVESVGHKDLLIVGPGVLGRIVAEMWKQEYPGCKIYGQTATTDHHSELTDIGIIPALKGSIIGPKFSYVIFCAPPYRSEDYAGDLRVAASNWNGEGSFLFTSSTAVYDCSDNGLCSEDSPCVQIGQSPRTDVLLKAENVVLEAGGCVLRLVGLYKSDRGPHVYWLSKGTLDARPDHVLNLIHYEDAASLAIAIMKKGLRSRVFVGCDNEPLSRQEIMDRVNRSGKFDTKFQGFTGTDGPLGKRMENPKTRAEIGWQPKYPSFTEFLGLSNL